From Coffea arabica cultivar ET-39 chromosome 10e, Coffea Arabica ET-39 HiFi, whole genome shotgun sequence, one genomic window encodes:
- the LOC113712674 gene encoding WD repeat-containing protein PCN-like: protein MPEVYRCSSVEWRPSPVVALATSADDSQVAAAREDGTVEIWLVSPGSVGWHCQLTIHGSPNLRVSSLVWCRPGSEGAQSGRLFSSSIDGSVSEWDLYDLRQKTVLDSIGVSIWQMAAEPCNNLKLQLKQDSGSHENGHVNHMTNGVDDDRSSDSEEDDDDDSVNLHEQPVSDNTRLAVACDDGCVRIYTVSSADRLTYSRSLPRVSGRVLSVTWSPDASRIYSGSSDGYIRCWDAKLYHEMYRITVGLGGLGSGPELCILSLLALRCGTLVSADSTGSVQFWDIKHGTLLQAHSYHKGDVNALAAAPSHNRVFSAGSDGQVILYKLSGEVMKKWVYVGYVRAHTHDVRALTIAVPISREDASPDEKSKRPRGKEKPLEFSYHKWAHLGVPMLISAADDTKLFAYSVKEFTKFSPHDICPAPQRVQIQLVQDTGFNQTSFLLVQASEWLDILSVRPKNGTVSDIGFGPSGGPATTDLVARVKCRASRKIICSAIAFSGSLFAYSDHVKPSLFELKRTKSGNQAWTVIKRQLPLDLPYAHSLAFSSDSSRLMIAGNDRKIYVADIESSKLVHTFVPCRKECGDGLPPSEPPITRMFTSCDGQWLAAINCFGDVYIFNLELQRQHWFIARLDGASVTAGGFTPRSSNVLIISTSSNQVYAFDVEAKQLGEWSMRHTFSLPRRYQEFPGEVIGLSFPPSRSSSSVVVYSPRAMCLIDFGMPIDGDDDTDLANGQDIALRKLQIGKLKRKLKGHESETKSNGRKNFEFYAFRDPVLCVGHLSRNSLLIIDKPWMQVVKTLEAPPVHRHIYGT, encoded by the exons ATGCCGGAAGTCTATCGGTGCAGCTCGGTAGAGTGGCGGCCGTCGCCAGTGGTAGCTTTGGCCACCAGTGCCGATGATTCTCAGGTGGCCGCGGCTCGGGAAGATGGAACTGTTGAGATTTGGCTTGTCTCTCCTGGCTCCGTAGGCTGGCACTGTCAGCTG ACGATACATGGAAGTCCGAATTTGAGGGTATCGTCTTTGGTTTGGTGTCGGCCGGGGTCGGAAGGTGCACAGTCTGGACGGTTGTTTTCGTCAAGTATCGATGGATCAGTTTCAGAATGGGACCTTTATGACTTACGGCAAAAG ACTGTGCTAGATTCTATTGGCGTCTCAATTTGGCAGATGGCAGCCGAGCCTTGTAATAATCTGAAGCTTCAGTTAAAGCAGGACTCTGGTTCTCATGAAAATGGCCATGTTAACCATATGACTAATGGTGTTGATGATGATCGAAGCAGTGACAGTgaagaggatgatgatgatgattcgGTGAACCTTCACGAGCAACCAGTTTCTGACAATACACGTCTTGCAGTTGCTTGTGATGATGGGTGCGTGCGGATCTACACTGTTTCAAGCGCAGATAGACTCACTTATAGTAGATCATTACCAAGGGTCAGTG GGCGTGTGTTGAGTGTAACATGGAGTCCTGATGCTAGCAGGATATATTCCGGGAGTAGTGACGG ATATATTAGATGTTGGGATGCTAAATTGTATCATGAAATGTATCGTATAACAGTTGGCCTTGGAGGATTGGGCAGTGGACCTGAACTCTGCATATTGTCATTACTTGCCTTGAG ATGTGGGACCCTTGTTAGTGCAGATAGTACTGGCAGCGTTCAGTTTTGGGACATTAAGCATGGGACTCTTCTCCAAGCACATTCCTACCATAAGGGAGACGTGAATGCTTTAGCTGCAGCTCCTAGTCATAACAGGGTGTTTTCTGCTGGATCAGATGGTCAG GTGATTTTGTATAAGCTCTCTGGTGAAGTGATGAAGAAGTGGGTCTATGTTGGTTATGTAAGGGCCCATACGCATGATGTGAGGGCCTTGACCATTGCAGTACCCATTAGTCGTGAAG ATGCATCTCCTGATGAAAAGTCGAAGAGACCTCGTGGTAAGGAGAAGCCACTTGAATTTAGTTACCATAAATGGGCTCACTTGGGTGTCCCAATGCTTATATCAGCTGCTGATGACACGAAGCTTTTTGCATATTCTGTTAAGGAGTTTACAAAGTTTTCTCCACATGATATATGTCCTGCACCGCAGAGAGTACAAATACAGTTAGTGCAAGATACAGGTTTCAATCAaacttctttccttttggtTCAGGCTTCTGAGTGGTTGGATATTCTTTCTGTTCGTCCGAAAAATGGTACTGTTTCTGACATTGGATTTGGGCCTTCTGGTGGACCTGCAACAACAGATCTGGTTGCCCGAGTTAAGTGTAGGGCTTCCAGAAAAATCATATGCAGTGCAATTGCTTTTTCAGGCTCGTTATTTGCTTATTCTGACCACGTGAAACCAAGCCTATTTGAATTGAAAAGGACTAAATCTGGAAATCAAGCATGGACTGTCATAAAAAGGCAGCTACCCTTGGATTTACCATATGCTCATTCTTTGGCTTTTAGTTCCGATTCTTCTCGGTTGATGATTGCCGGGAATGACAGAAAGATTTAT GTTGCGGACATTGAAAGTTCGAAGCTGGTTCACACCTTTGTACCTTGTCGTAAAGAGTGTGGAGATGGATTGCCCCCAAGTGAACCTCCCATCACAAGGATGTTTACCAGTTGCGATGGGCAGTGGCTAGCTGCTATCAACTGTTTTGGAGATGTATATATATTCAATTTAGAGCTTCAAAG GCAGCATTGGTTCATAGCAAGACTGGATGGTGCTTCTGTCACAGCTGGTGGTTTTACCCCACGAAGCAGCAATGTgctaataatttcaacttcttctaaccaagtttatgcattTGATGTGGAAGCTAAGCAACTGGGTGAATGGTCTATGAGGCATACATTTTCACTACCAAGGAGGTATCAAGAATTCCCTGGAGAGGTTATTGGGCTTTCATTCCCGCCTTCCCGTAGTTCGTCATCGGTTGTTGTTTACAGTCCCAG GGCAATGTGCTTGATTGACTTTGGGATGCCAATAGATGGAGATGATGATACCGATCTGGCAAATGGCCAGGACATAGCGTTAAGGAAGTTGCAAATTGGAAAATTAAAGCGGAAGTTGAAAGGTCATGAATCAGAAACCAAGTCGAATGGTAGAAAGAATTTTGAGTTCTACGCTTTTAGAGATCCCGTTTTATGTGTTGGACACCTGtcaagaaactctctcttgatCATAGACAAACCGTGGATGCAAGTGGTCAAGACACTTGAAGCTCCACCTGTTCACAGACATATATATGGAACATAA